In the Populus trichocarpa isolate Nisqually-1 chromosome 1, P.trichocarpa_v4.1, whole genome shotgun sequence genome, one interval contains:
- the LOC7483242 gene encoding uncharacterized protein LOC7483242 isoform X2, protein MEKEKKSEAAGDTDFVLQWGSTKRLRCVKVKKAQNLGNKSKLNDSLPKKKLTSRGVATEKDFPSRLIKKSSVLSPDKEDRYYTTRGSMGLDDNSKILMDNVKEEKVVWPRLFIALSNKEKEEDFMAMKGCKPPQRPKKRAKLIQRTLLLVSPGAWLSDLCQERYEVREKKTSKKRPRGLKAMGSMESDSE, encoded by the exons atggagaaggaaaagaagagtGAAGCGGCTGGAGATACAGATTTTGTGTTGCAATGGGGAAGTACAAAGAGGCTTAGATGTGTTAAAGTGAAAAAAGCACAAAACTTGGGAAACAAATCTAAACTAAATGATTCTTTGCCCAAGAAGAAACTCACTTCTCGTGGAGTCGCTACCGAGAAAGACTTTCCTTCTCGCCTCATCAA GAAGTCATCGGTGTTATCACCGGATAAGGAAGATAGGTACTACACAACAAGGGGATCAATGGGATTGGATGATAATAGCAAGATTTTAATGGATAATGTCAAGGAAGAAAAAGTTGTTTGGCCTAGACTGTTCATAGCACTGTCAAACAAAGAGAAGGAAGAGGATTTCATGGCTATGAAAGGGTGCAAGCCTCCTCAAAGGCCTAAGAAAAGAGCCAAGTTGATTCAACGAACCTTACTT TTGGTAAGTCCAGGTGCATGGTTATCAGATTTGTGTCAAGAGAGGTATGAAgtgagggagaagaagacttcCAAAAAG AGACCTAGAGGATTGAAGGCAATGGGAAGCATGGAAAGTGACTCagaatga
- the LOC7483242 gene encoding uncharacterized protein LOC7483242 isoform X1 has protein sequence MEKEKKSEAAGDTDFVLQWGSTKRLRCVKVKKAQNLGNKSKLNDSLPKKKLTSRGVATEKDFPSRLIKNSDLLSNNRKSSVLSPDKEDRYYTTRGSMGLDDNSKILMDNVKEEKVVWPRLFIALSNKEKEEDFMAMKGCKPPQRPKKRAKLIQRTLLLVSPGAWLSDLCQERYEVREKKTSKKRPRGLKAMGSMESDSE, from the exons atggagaaggaaaagaagagtGAAGCGGCTGGAGATACAGATTTTGTGTTGCAATGGGGAAGTACAAAGAGGCTTAGATGTGTTAAAGTGAAAAAAGCACAAAACTTGGGAAACAAATCTAAACTAAATGATTCTTTGCCCAAGAAGAAACTCACTTCTCGTGGAGTCGCTACCGAGAAAGACTTTCCTTCTCGCCTCATCAA GAATTCTGATTTGTTATCGAACAATAGGAAGTCATCGGTGTTATCACCGGATAAGGAAGATAGGTACTACACAACAAGGGGATCAATGGGATTGGATGATAATAGCAAGATTTTAATGGATAATGTCAAGGAAGAAAAAGTTGTTTGGCCTAGACTGTTCATAGCACTGTCAAACAAAGAGAAGGAAGAGGATTTCATGGCTATGAAAGGGTGCAAGCCTCCTCAAAGGCCTAAGAAAAGAGCCAAGTTGATTCAACGAACCTTACTT TTGGTAAGTCCAGGTGCATGGTTATCAGATTTGTGTCAAGAGAGGTATGAAgtgagggagaagaagacttcCAAAAAG AGACCTAGAGGATTGAAGGCAATGGGAAGCATGGAAAGTGACTCagaatga